The following are encoded together in the Lytechinus variegatus isolate NC3 chromosome 19, Lvar_3.0, whole genome shotgun sequence genome:
- the LOC121405659 gene encoding achaete-scute homolog 5-like translates to MMSMMMEESHSESALYSTPTCVQLGIPLPDCPGGMYPIRDPHHPSATNPDVPFPVPNYLDPRYASSFISHYGHSYVPLPNPFGFYDLEPSFIRRRNERERERVRNVNEGYARLREHLPCDNPEKRMSKVETLRMAIRYIKQLQGVLVDSDEGEKENNCGEPEEKESGYHSSEADDK, encoded by the coding sequence atgatgtcgatgatgatggAAGAATCCCACTCGGAGTCGGCGCTGTACTCGACACCGACCTGTGTCCAGCTCGGCATACCTCTCCCCGACTGCCCGGGCGGCATGTACCCAATCCGCGACCCCCACCACCCATCAGCAACAAACCCCGATGTACCTTTCCCCGTACCAAACTACCTGGATCCGCGCTACGCAAGCTCCTTCATCAGCCACTACGGACACAGCTACGTCCCGCTCCCGAATCCATTCGGTTTCTACGATCTCGAGCCGAGCTTCATCCGAAGACGCAACGAACGCGAACGGGAACGCGTTCGGAATGTTAACGAGGGGTATGCGCGTTTACGCGAGCACCTACCGTGTGATAACCCGGAGAAACGCATGAGTAAAGTCGAAACACTGAGGATGGCTATTCGCTACATTAAGCAGCTACAAGGTGTTCTAGTGGACAGTGATGAAGGTGAAAAGGAGAATAATTGTGGCGAACCTGAGGAAAAAGAAAGTGGTTACCATAGCAGCGAGGCAGATGACAAATAA